In a genomic window of Babylonia areolata isolate BAREFJ2019XMU chromosome 3, ASM4173473v1, whole genome shotgun sequence:
- the LOC143279964 gene encoding uncharacterized protein LOC143279964 isoform X2 yields the protein MGLKAVALAFFAGFTGEGSGERRRDRQRRRQREEMSTHVLEPFPHQVAGQSLVFRYDADTICKSLIERELRVYQTLPDVLRPFVPQYRGVVDIPLNGPQTDVKEEEEEEEEGRRRKGGVKHPLTTQRLLNKVAKRQGHDNVYHFLLLENLVSGQHRPCVLDLKLGTRQHGDDAPSHKVRYQVSKCRNSTSALLGVRLCGMKVFQSATGQYITVDKTEGRRMRENDFREAMRHFLFNGRHVRRELIPLLLLKLQRLKAAVSDLSSFRFYSSSLLVVYDGWEGATGKCKHGAPLETRPTVSANGAQEFDSVNSPCGLRNQYRGFDNPDCERLKKTQVAENLDPNLPRADRCDSCDHDNDDLTSVGSGGDGGVQFQDSTSPACQEDQQRRESRATEHPDGGGGSSGTCVPPCQKQSESVVNGQSVSSSQQSTVTLPRSSSIQNTNTVHQQKATRECVVSSSGNSSRSCGECCGQRTVVNSCADTSLLSTEKENSPHKGMSLIEETATECGQSSTTESLTGHSGGGGCGCWGAGGGLVDVRMVDFAHTTHAGLGENRVVHQGPDRGCLLGLSTLIEIFTHIYNATTAHQQP from the exons ATGGGACTAAAAGCTGTTGCACTCGCATTCTTTGCTGGATTCACgggcgaag GatcaggggagagaaggagagacagacaacgcAGACGGCAGAGGGAAGAGATGTCGACGCACGTGCTGGAGCCGTTTCCCCACCAGGTGGCGGGCCAGTCGCTGGTGTTTCGCTATGACGCGGACACCATCTGCAAGTCTCTGATCGAGAGAGAGCTGAGGGTGTACCAGACCCTGCCGGACGTGCTCAGGCCCTTTGTGCCGCAGTacagag gagtGGTGGACATACCTCTGAACGGCCCCCAGACCGACgtcaaggaggaagaggaagaggaggaagagggcaggaggaggaaggggggagtgaAGCATCCTCTAACCACCCAACGTCTCTTGAACAAAGTGGCCAAGCGACAGGGACACGACAACGTTTATC ACTTCCTATTGCTGGAGAACCTGGTGTCGGGACAGCACAGGCCCTGCGTCCTGGACCTCAAGCTGGGCACCCGGCAGCACGGGGACGATGCTCCCTCCCACAAGGTCCGTTACCAGGTGTCCAAGTGCCGCAACTCCACGTCCGCTCTTCTGGGGGTCCGCCTCTGTGGCAtgaag GTGTTCCAGTCAGCCACAGGTCAGTACATCACCGTGGACAAAACAGAAGGTCGACGCATGCGCGAGAACGACTTCCGGGAAGCCATGCGTCACTTCCTGTTCAACGGACGTCACGTCCGGCGAGAGCTGATCCCGCTGCTGTTGCTGAAGCTGCAGAGGCTGAAGGCGGCCGTGTCGGACCTGTCCTCCTTTCGGTTTTACTCCAGCTCCTTGCTGGTGGTGTACGACGGGTGGGAGGGCGCTACAGGCAAGTGCAAGCATGGCGCTCCGTTGGAGACACGTCCAACGGTGTCAGCAAACGGTGCTCAGGAATTCGATTCAGTAAACAGTCCTTGTGGACTTCGGAACCAATATCGTGGCTTTGACAACCCCGACTgtgaaagactgaagaaaacacaggtaGCTGAAAACCTGGACCCGAATCTTCCACGCGCGGACCGCTGTGACTCgtgtgatcatgataatgatgatctgacctctgtaggtagtggtggtgatgggggggttcAGTTCCAGGACTCTACCAGCCCCGCGTGCCAAGAGGACCAGCAGCGACGCGAGTCACGTGCCACAGAGCATCCGGACGGCGGCGGCGGCAGTTCTGGAACCTGTGTGCCGCCGTGCCAGAAACAAAGCGAGAGCGTTGTGAACGGGCAGTCCGTGTCCTCCAGTCAGCAGTCTACTGTCACACTACCCCGAAGCTCCTCCATTCAGAATACCAACACTGTTCATCAACAGAAAGCCACGAGAGAGTGTGTTGTAAGTTCTAGTGGAAATAGCTCACGAAGTTGCGGAGAGTGTTGTGGTCAAAGGACTGTAGTGAATTCTTGCGCGGATACTTCTCTCTTATCCACAGAAAAGGAAAACTCCCCTCACAAAGGGATGTCGTTGATAGAGGAGACGGCGACAGAGTGTGGACAGAGCAGCACCACAGAAAGCCTGACAGGCCATTCAGGAGGAGGGGGCTGTGGGtgctggggggcgggaggggggctggTGGATGTACGGATGGTGGACTTTGCCCACACGACCCACGCGGGGCTGGGGGAGAACCGGGTGGTGCACCAAGGGCCGGACCGCGGGTGTCTGTTGGGGCTGAGCACCCTCATAGAGATCTTCACCCACATCTATAATGCCACCACGGCTCACCAACAACCCTga
- the LOC143279964 gene encoding uncharacterized protein LOC143279964 isoform X1 produces the protein MPVTQKDLVRTSGIFPFLLEVVPWFLFPSGSGERRRDRQRRRQREEMSTHVLEPFPHQVAGQSLVFRYDADTICKSLIERELRVYQTLPDVLRPFVPQYRGVVDIPLNGPQTDVKEEEEEEEEGRRRKGGVKHPLTTQRLLNKVAKRQGHDNVYHFLLLENLVSGQHRPCVLDLKLGTRQHGDDAPSHKVRYQVSKCRNSTSALLGVRLCGMKVFQSATGQYITVDKTEGRRMRENDFREAMRHFLFNGRHVRRELIPLLLLKLQRLKAAVSDLSSFRFYSSSLLVVYDGWEGATGKCKHGAPLETRPTVSANGAQEFDSVNSPCGLRNQYRGFDNPDCERLKKTQVAENLDPNLPRADRCDSCDHDNDDLTSVGSGGDGGVQFQDSTSPACQEDQQRRESRATEHPDGGGGSSGTCVPPCQKQSESVVNGQSVSSSQQSTVTLPRSSSIQNTNTVHQQKATRECVVSSSGNSSRSCGECCGQRTVVNSCADTSLLSTEKENSPHKGMSLIEETATECGQSSTTESLTGHSGGGGCGCWGAGGGLVDVRMVDFAHTTHAGLGENRVVHQGPDRGCLLGLSTLIEIFTHIYNATTAHQQP, from the exons GatcaggggagagaaggagagacagacaacgcAGACGGCAGAGGGAAGAGATGTCGACGCACGTGCTGGAGCCGTTTCCCCACCAGGTGGCGGGCCAGTCGCTGGTGTTTCGCTATGACGCGGACACCATCTGCAAGTCTCTGATCGAGAGAGAGCTGAGGGTGTACCAGACCCTGCCGGACGTGCTCAGGCCCTTTGTGCCGCAGTacagag gagtGGTGGACATACCTCTGAACGGCCCCCAGACCGACgtcaaggaggaagaggaagaggaggaagagggcaggaggaggaaggggggagtgaAGCATCCTCTAACCACCCAACGTCTCTTGAACAAAGTGGCCAAGCGACAGGGACACGACAACGTTTATC ACTTCCTATTGCTGGAGAACCTGGTGTCGGGACAGCACAGGCCCTGCGTCCTGGACCTCAAGCTGGGCACCCGGCAGCACGGGGACGATGCTCCCTCCCACAAGGTCCGTTACCAGGTGTCCAAGTGCCGCAACTCCACGTCCGCTCTTCTGGGGGTCCGCCTCTGTGGCAtgaag GTGTTCCAGTCAGCCACAGGTCAGTACATCACCGTGGACAAAACAGAAGGTCGACGCATGCGCGAGAACGACTTCCGGGAAGCCATGCGTCACTTCCTGTTCAACGGACGTCACGTCCGGCGAGAGCTGATCCCGCTGCTGTTGCTGAAGCTGCAGAGGCTGAAGGCGGCCGTGTCGGACCTGTCCTCCTTTCGGTTTTACTCCAGCTCCTTGCTGGTGGTGTACGACGGGTGGGAGGGCGCTACAGGCAAGTGCAAGCATGGCGCTCCGTTGGAGACACGTCCAACGGTGTCAGCAAACGGTGCTCAGGAATTCGATTCAGTAAACAGTCCTTGTGGACTTCGGAACCAATATCGTGGCTTTGACAACCCCGACTgtgaaagactgaagaaaacacaggtaGCTGAAAACCTGGACCCGAATCTTCCACGCGCGGACCGCTGTGACTCgtgtgatcatgataatgatgatctgacctctgtaggtagtggtggtgatgggggggttcAGTTCCAGGACTCTACCAGCCCCGCGTGCCAAGAGGACCAGCAGCGACGCGAGTCACGTGCCACAGAGCATCCGGACGGCGGCGGCGGCAGTTCTGGAACCTGTGTGCCGCCGTGCCAGAAACAAAGCGAGAGCGTTGTGAACGGGCAGTCCGTGTCCTCCAGTCAGCAGTCTACTGTCACACTACCCCGAAGCTCCTCCATTCAGAATACCAACACTGTTCATCAACAGAAAGCCACGAGAGAGTGTGTTGTAAGTTCTAGTGGAAATAGCTCACGAAGTTGCGGAGAGTGTTGTGGTCAAAGGACTGTAGTGAATTCTTGCGCGGATACTTCTCTCTTATCCACAGAAAAGGAAAACTCCCCTCACAAAGGGATGTCGTTGATAGAGGAGACGGCGACAGAGTGTGGACAGAGCAGCACCACAGAAAGCCTGACAGGCCATTCAGGAGGAGGGGGCTGTGGGtgctggggggcgggaggggggctggTGGATGTACGGATGGTGGACTTTGCCCACACGACCCACGCGGGGCTGGGGGAGAACCGGGTGGTGCACCAAGGGCCGGACCGCGGGTGTCTGTTGGGGCTGAGCACCCTCATAGAGATCTTCACCCACATCTATAATGCCACCACGGCTCACCAACAACCCTga
- the LOC143279964 gene encoding uncharacterized protein LOC143279964 isoform X3, giving the protein MSTHVLEPFPHQVAGQSLVFRYDADTICKSLIERELRVYQTLPDVLRPFVPQYRGVVDIPLNGPQTDVKEEEEEEEEGRRRKGGVKHPLTTQRLLNKVAKRQGHDNVYHFLLLENLVSGQHRPCVLDLKLGTRQHGDDAPSHKVRYQVSKCRNSTSALLGVRLCGMKVFQSATGQYITVDKTEGRRMRENDFREAMRHFLFNGRHVRRELIPLLLLKLQRLKAAVSDLSSFRFYSSSLLVVYDGWEGATGKCKHGAPLETRPTVSANGAQEFDSVNSPCGLRNQYRGFDNPDCERLKKTQVAENLDPNLPRADRCDSCDHDNDDLTSVGSGGDGGVQFQDSTSPACQEDQQRRESRATEHPDGGGGSSGTCVPPCQKQSESVVNGQSVSSSQQSTVTLPRSSSIQNTNTVHQQKATRECVVSSSGNSSRSCGECCGQRTVVNSCADTSLLSTEKENSPHKGMSLIEETATECGQSSTTESLTGHSGGGGCGCWGAGGGLVDVRMVDFAHTTHAGLGENRVVHQGPDRGCLLGLSTLIEIFTHIYNATTAHQQP; this is encoded by the exons ATGTCGACGCACGTGCTGGAGCCGTTTCCCCACCAGGTGGCGGGCCAGTCGCTGGTGTTTCGCTATGACGCGGACACCATCTGCAAGTCTCTGATCGAGAGAGAGCTGAGGGTGTACCAGACCCTGCCGGACGTGCTCAGGCCCTTTGTGCCGCAGTacagag gagtGGTGGACATACCTCTGAACGGCCCCCAGACCGACgtcaaggaggaagaggaagaggaggaagagggcaggaggaggaaggggggagtgaAGCATCCTCTAACCACCCAACGTCTCTTGAACAAAGTGGCCAAGCGACAGGGACACGACAACGTTTATC ACTTCCTATTGCTGGAGAACCTGGTGTCGGGACAGCACAGGCCCTGCGTCCTGGACCTCAAGCTGGGCACCCGGCAGCACGGGGACGATGCTCCCTCCCACAAGGTCCGTTACCAGGTGTCCAAGTGCCGCAACTCCACGTCCGCTCTTCTGGGGGTCCGCCTCTGTGGCAtgaag GTGTTCCAGTCAGCCACAGGTCAGTACATCACCGTGGACAAAACAGAAGGTCGACGCATGCGCGAGAACGACTTCCGGGAAGCCATGCGTCACTTCCTGTTCAACGGACGTCACGTCCGGCGAGAGCTGATCCCGCTGCTGTTGCTGAAGCTGCAGAGGCTGAAGGCGGCCGTGTCGGACCTGTCCTCCTTTCGGTTTTACTCCAGCTCCTTGCTGGTGGTGTACGACGGGTGGGAGGGCGCTACAGGCAAGTGCAAGCATGGCGCTCCGTTGGAGACACGTCCAACGGTGTCAGCAAACGGTGCTCAGGAATTCGATTCAGTAAACAGTCCTTGTGGACTTCGGAACCAATATCGTGGCTTTGACAACCCCGACTgtgaaagactgaagaaaacacaggtaGCTGAAAACCTGGACCCGAATCTTCCACGCGCGGACCGCTGTGACTCgtgtgatcatgataatgatgatctgacctctgtaggtagtggtggtgatgggggggttcAGTTCCAGGACTCTACCAGCCCCGCGTGCCAAGAGGACCAGCAGCGACGCGAGTCACGTGCCACAGAGCATCCGGACGGCGGCGGCGGCAGTTCTGGAACCTGTGTGCCGCCGTGCCAGAAACAAAGCGAGAGCGTTGTGAACGGGCAGTCCGTGTCCTCCAGTCAGCAGTCTACTGTCACACTACCCCGAAGCTCCTCCATTCAGAATACCAACACTGTTCATCAACAGAAAGCCACGAGAGAGTGTGTTGTAAGTTCTAGTGGAAATAGCTCACGAAGTTGCGGAGAGTGTTGTGGTCAAAGGACTGTAGTGAATTCTTGCGCGGATACTTCTCTCTTATCCACAGAAAAGGAAAACTCCCCTCACAAAGGGATGTCGTTGATAGAGGAGACGGCGACAGAGTGTGGACAGAGCAGCACCACAGAAAGCCTGACAGGCCATTCAGGAGGAGGGGGCTGTGGGtgctggggggcgggaggggggctggTGGATGTACGGATGGTGGACTTTGCCCACACGACCCACGCGGGGCTGGGGGAGAACCGGGTGGTGCACCAAGGGCCGGACCGCGGGTGTCTGTTGGGGCTGAGCACCCTCATAGAGATCTTCACCCACATCTATAATGCCACCACGGCTCACCAACAACCCTga